The following are from one region of the Chromobacterium phragmitis genome:
- a CDS encoding tyrosine-type recombinase/integrase: MGRRRTVHKKLPAHMHRKGNSYYFVQMVDGRRSWVPLGNDLAIARLKWAELTNIGDAEVEDITFAVAVARYRRDALPAKAAKTQEEYDRALDRLLAVFGKMPLDLIIPQYVRKYLDERKAKVAGNREKAVLSTVFNHAREWGYTKAANPCAGVKGNTETGRLRYIEDQELLAVLDHACRPLRDAMEIAYYTGQRPSDVLKLKRTDIREGTLFFRQKKTGTALRFAIDGPLFDVLLRITTDPIQIPAGAVRSLYLIQNEEGQQLGYRALNYRFNKACKAAGIPDFQFRDIRGKAGTDTEDVTGLGHAQRLLGHKNRKMTEHYIKERLGYRVAPTPKLLIKQKKRA; this comes from the coding sequence ATGGGCCGTAGACGCACCGTACACAAAAAACTGCCCGCCCACATGCACCGCAAGGGCAACAGCTACTACTTCGTCCAGATGGTGGACGGGCGCCGTTCATGGGTGCCTCTGGGCAACGACCTGGCCATCGCTCGGCTCAAGTGGGCCGAGCTGACCAATATTGGCGACGCCGAGGTCGAGGACATCACCTTTGCCGTGGCGGTGGCGCGTTACCGCCGCGATGCGCTGCCGGCCAAAGCGGCCAAGACTCAAGAGGAGTACGACCGGGCGCTGGACCGGCTGCTGGCCGTTTTCGGCAAAATGCCGCTGGATCTGATCATCCCGCAGTACGTCAGGAAGTATCTGGACGAGCGAAAGGCAAAAGTCGCCGGCAACCGTGAAAAGGCGGTTCTGTCCACGGTGTTCAATCACGCGCGCGAGTGGGGATATACCAAGGCCGCCAACCCCTGCGCGGGAGTGAAAGGGAACACGGAAACCGGCCGGCTGCGCTACATCGAGGACCAGGAGCTGCTGGCCGTTTTGGACCACGCCTGCCGGCCGCTGCGCGATGCGATGGAGATCGCCTACTACACCGGCCAGCGGCCGAGCGACGTGCTGAAGCTGAAGCGGACGGATATCCGCGAAGGCACGCTCTTTTTCCGCCAGAAGAAGACGGGCACCGCGCTGCGGTTTGCGATCGATGGCCCGCTGTTCGACGTGCTGCTGCGGATCACCACCGATCCAATCCAGATCCCGGCCGGCGCCGTGCGCTCGCTTTACCTGATCCAGAACGAGGAAGGCCAGCAGCTGGGCTATCGGGCGCTGAACTACCGCTTCAACAAGGCATGCAAAGCCGCCGGCATCCCCGACTTCCAGTTCCGTGACATCCGCGGCAAGGCCGGGACCGACACGGAAGACGTGACCGGCCTGGGACATGCCCAGCGCCTGTTGGGACACAAGAACCGGAAGATGACCGAGCACTACATCAAAGAGCGGCTCGGCTACCGCGTAGCCCCGACGCCGAAGCTGCTGATCAAGCAGAAAAAGCGGGCGTGA
- a CDS encoding PH domain-containing protein: MAFDFKNASDEDRKLEYNRIAREIGDDQFFTKKELNHLPEVLADGEQVLAFASGLMDSNTWLITLTDRRIIFLDKGMIFGLKQTSIELGKVNSVSGKTGILFGKIMIEDGAAQRVIDNVPKKTVIPFVNKVRDALHAKSERMISSHPSKSQQSAITEDPVNRLEKLQKMKDKGLITDLEFSEQKNRILNSI, from the coding sequence ATGGCTTTTGACTTCAAAAATGCTTCAGATGAAGACCGTAAGCTAGAGTACAACCGCATAGCGCGCGAGATTGGAGATGATCAATTCTTCACCAAGAAAGAGCTGAACCATCTCCCCGAGGTACTCGCCGACGGTGAACAGGTACTGGCGTTTGCGTCGGGTCTCATGGATTCCAATACTTGGCTGATCACCCTGACCGACCGTCGAATCATCTTTCTAGACAAAGGCATGATTTTCGGGCTCAAGCAAACCTCCATCGAGCTCGGCAAAGTCAATTCAGTCTCCGGCAAAACTGGCATTTTATTCGGTAAGATCATGATTGAGGACGGCGCAGCTCAACGCGTCATCGACAATGTTCCAAAGAAAACTGTAATTCCATTTGTGAACAAAGTTCGAGATGCACTACATGCGAAGTCAGAGAGGATGATTAGCTCCCATCCCTCGAAAAGCCAACAATCTGCCATTACAGAAGACCCTGTTAATCGTCTTGAAAAACTCCAAAAAATGAAAGACAAAGGGCTAATTACAGACCTAGAGTTTAGTGAGCAAAAAAATAGAATATTGAATAGCATTTAA
- a CDS encoding YmfL family putative regulatory protein produces MDSLKGSYQMMCRAMNGGWAAMAQALGASVTSLQNSAYCRKGQQMTVKRAMAMQAASRTRYFVEAVARESGGVFIELPPAAEFGNADIQEKYVELLELVGSLARTYREATRDNEVDRYERRDLKALEYQICQLVTQINQMTFLIYCKQES; encoded by the coding sequence GTGGACAGCCTGAAGGGTAGCTACCAGATGATGTGCCGGGCCATGAATGGCGGCTGGGCCGCCATGGCGCAGGCGCTGGGCGCGTCGGTCACCAGCCTGCAAAACAGCGCGTACTGCCGCAAAGGGCAGCAGATGACGGTGAAGCGCGCCATGGCGATGCAGGCGGCCAGCCGCACCCGCTATTTCGTGGAGGCGGTGGCGAGGGAGAGCGGGGGCGTGTTCATTGAGCTGCCGCCGGCCGCGGAGTTCGGCAATGCCGACATCCAGGAGAAGTATGTCGAGCTGCTGGAGCTGGTGGGCAGCCTGGCGCGCACCTACCGCGAGGCCACCAGGGACAACGAGGTGGACCGCTACGAGCGCCGCGATCTGAAAGCGCTGGAATACCAGATTTGCCAGCTGGTCACCCAAATCAACCAGATGACCTTCCTCATCTACTGCAAGCAGGAGTCCTAA
- a CDS encoding phage tail protein translates to MLGLPMMALGLFVFMLDTVPYQQLQQQLKWRLPSNSRVGQRPAYQFAGPDEETITLTGVLMPEITGGDTTLALLRLMADQGKSWPLIEGTGNIYGFYAVESIDTTRGDFFSDGKARRIEFTIALKRTDSSLIDTLGAITHGVLELIQ, encoded by the coding sequence ATGCTCGGATTGCCCATGATGGCCCTTGGCCTATTCGTGTTCATGCTTGACACCGTGCCCTACCAGCAGCTGCAGCAGCAACTGAAGTGGCGGCTGCCAAGCAACAGCCGCGTCGGCCAACGCCCCGCTTATCAATTTGCCGGTCCGGACGAGGAAACCATCACGCTGACCGGCGTGCTGATGCCGGAGATCACCGGCGGAGACACCACGCTAGCCTTGCTGCGGCTGATGGCGGATCAAGGCAAATCCTGGCCACTGATCGAAGGAACCGGCAACATCTACGGTTTCTATGCCGTGGAAAGCATAGACACCACCCGCGGCGACTTCTTCAGCGACGGCAAGGCGCGGCGCATCGAATTCACCATCGCGCTCAAGCGAACCGACAGCAGCCTGATCGACACCCTCGGCGCCATCACCCACGGCGTGTTGGAACTCATCCAATGA
- a CDS encoding restriction endonuclease, whose translation MASTWLVRADSGGRLAPEFKSMAIVAIGWIEAGNTLDLVTREDFSQRMAEAYPEDSKPKQRSAAGQVFRFVREVQVGDQVVTYDSARRIYLVGRIVSEARYDATLFEGEFPTYRQIEWLHEVARDDLTVKAKNSLGSTLTLFKVSAEIYCEFEALMSGGKPQQASEEDEGLEEEDLLQDLQARSLEFIKDRVSKLDWEQMQDLTAGLLRAMGYKTRVSPSGPDRGKDIVASPDGFGFEQPRIIVEVKHRRAQMGTKEVRGFLAVIRHPGDKGLYVSTGGFSREAYYEAERANNPITLMNLDDLVEAILEHYQAMDLETRVLLPLKRVYWPA comes from the coding sequence ATGGCCTCAACCTGGCTCGTGCGCGCCGATAGCGGCGGCCGTCTTGCTCCGGAATTCAAATCCATGGCTATCGTGGCCATTGGCTGGATTGAAGCGGGGAATACCTTGGACCTCGTCACACGCGAAGACTTTTCACAGCGTATGGCGGAGGCTTACCCGGAGGATTCAAAGCCCAAACAGCGCAGCGCCGCGGGGCAGGTGTTCCGGTTTGTGCGCGAAGTGCAAGTCGGCGACCAAGTAGTTACCTACGACAGTGCCCGCCGTATTTATCTGGTTGGCAGGATTGTCAGTGAGGCACGGTATGACGCTACCCTGTTTGAGGGGGAGTTTCCGACCTACCGCCAGATCGAGTGGCTGCACGAGGTGGCGCGGGATGACTTGACGGTCAAGGCCAAGAACTCGCTGGGTTCGACATTGACCCTCTTCAAGGTCTCGGCAGAAATCTACTGTGAGTTTGAAGCCCTGATGAGCGGCGGGAAGCCACAACAAGCGAGCGAGGAAGACGAGGGGCTTGAGGAAGAGGACCTCCTGCAGGACTTGCAAGCAAGGTCCCTCGAGTTCATCAAAGACCGGGTGAGCAAACTCGATTGGGAGCAGATGCAGGACCTCACAGCGGGACTGCTGCGCGCCATGGGGTATAAAACCCGCGTATCGCCCTCGGGGCCCGACCGCGGGAAGGATATTGTTGCTTCGCCGGATGGCTTCGGTTTTGAGCAGCCGCGCATCATCGTCGAGGTGAAGCATCGCCGCGCCCAGATGGGTACGAAGGAAGTGCGTGGTTTTCTGGCCGTCATCCGGCACCCTGGCGACAAGGGTTTGTACGTCAGCACTGGCGGGTTCTCACGTGAAGCCTATTACGAGGCCGAACGCGCAAATAACCCCATCACCTTGATGAATCTGGATGACCTCGTCGAGGCCATCCTCGAACACTATCAGGCGATGGACCTGGAAACGCGCGTGCTGTTGCCGCTGAAACGGGTTTACTGGCCGGCCTGA
- a CDS encoding GTP pyrophosphokinase, with protein MTRESSLKLDHQDLVPKLNRLKEAMIQQLDALVRDCDLTLGVPIESRVKTWESIEEKLERKGMTPKELEEVEDLLGLRVIFLFQRDLDPFHGKIKEIFNVMSEENTSDRLDDAQFGYHSRHYILTMPEGWNGVPSLNGLTGQKIELQVRTLAQHIWAAASHKLQYKHEQSVPAPLRRSIYRVSALLETVDLEFIRVLDNLKEYREAQDTQAADDDELNVTLVEMILDELLPPGNKDTGAEDYFSLLVDLQQFEIKSRKNLINLLQESMHEYNAA; from the coding sequence ATGACGCGTGAAAGTTCGCTTAAGTTGGATCATCAGGACTTAGTCCCTAAGCTCAATCGCTTGAAAGAAGCAATGATCCAGCAACTGGATGCGCTTGTTAGGGACTGCGACCTTACTCTTGGCGTTCCCATTGAGAGCCGGGTAAAAACCTGGGAATCCATCGAAGAGAAGCTTGAGAGAAAAGGAATGACGCCAAAGGAGCTCGAAGAAGTTGAAGATTTGCTTGGGCTTCGCGTGATCTTTCTCTTTCAGCGAGACCTTGATCCATTTCACGGAAAAATCAAGGAGATATTCAATGTAATGTCAGAGGAAAATACTTCAGACCGGCTGGATGACGCACAATTTGGATACCATTCTCGCCACTACATACTTACCATGCCTGAAGGATGGAATGGCGTCCCCAGCCTAAATGGGCTTACTGGGCAAAAAATCGAGCTTCAAGTACGTACATTGGCACAACATATTTGGGCAGCGGCTTCACACAAGCTGCAGTACAAACATGAACAAAGTGTCCCAGCACCACTACGTCGCTCGATCTATCGAGTATCTGCGCTGCTTGAGACAGTTGACCTGGAATTCATTCGTGTATTAGATAATCTGAAAGAATACCGTGAGGCTCAAGATACTCAAGCAGCGGATGATGATGAATTGAACGTGACCCTTGTCGAGATGATTTTAGATGAGTTGCTGCCCCCAGGGAATAAAGATACTGGAGCAGAGGATTACTTTAGCCTGCTCGTTGACCTTCAACAATTTGAAATAAAATCCAGAAAAAATTTAATCAACCTTCTTCAAGAAAGCATGCATGAATATAATGCAGCATGA
- a CDS encoding phage late control D family protein produces MSALESFENASTAAYRTAAGGVSQLADSLTDAAGLPALQTPAFLLSVDGKNITGQLQNRLICLTLTDNKGFEADQLELELDDADGKLEIPPRGAKLRLAIGWKGSPLIDKGSYTVDEVRHVGAPDRLTLRARAMDLRAGLTTKKERSWHKTTLGQLVEAIAKANGLKPAVPAWLARQPVEHIDQTNESDANLLTRLARQHDAVATVKNGRLIFCKAGEAESVTGKPFPTARIQRASGDSHDFGAADRDAYTAVKACWHNLDRGMQGEVIVNADTKFERRAGVTKRGRKTKRKHLTATQQKAIEPSAANIKTLRHIYATEASALQGAKAAWEKIQRGVAEFSIQLATGRPELFPELPAKVSGFKPIIDACDWIISKVTHRISDGGYTSALEMEVRLEDVE; encoded by the coding sequence ATGAGCGCGCTGGAGAGTTTTGAGAACGCCTCGACGGCGGCGTACCGCACCGCGGCCGGCGGCGTGAGCCAGCTGGCTGATAGCCTGACAGACGCGGCCGGACTGCCGGCATTGCAGACGCCGGCCTTCCTGCTTAGCGTGGATGGCAAAAACATCACCGGCCAGTTGCAGAACCGCCTGATCTGCCTGACCCTCACCGACAACAAAGGCTTCGAAGCCGATCAGCTGGAGTTGGAGCTGGACGACGCCGACGGCAAGCTCGAGATCCCGCCGCGCGGCGCCAAGCTGCGACTCGCCATCGGTTGGAAAGGCTCGCCGCTGATCGACAAAGGCAGCTACACCGTAGACGAAGTGCGTCACGTCGGCGCGCCGGACCGGCTGACGCTGCGCGCCCGCGCCATGGACCTGCGCGCCGGGCTTACCACCAAGAAGGAACGCAGCTGGCACAAAACCACCCTCGGCCAGCTGGTGGAGGCCATCGCCAAGGCCAACGGACTCAAGCCGGCCGTGCCGGCCTGGCTGGCCCGGCAACCGGTAGAACACATCGACCAGACCAACGAAAGCGACGCCAACCTGCTGACGCGGCTGGCGCGCCAGCACGACGCGGTGGCCACGGTGAAGAACGGGAGATTGATTTTCTGCAAGGCCGGGGAAGCCGAGTCAGTGACCGGCAAGCCCTTTCCCACCGCGCGGATCCAGCGCGCCAGCGGCGACAGCCACGACTTCGGCGCAGCGGACCGGGACGCCTACACCGCCGTCAAAGCCTGCTGGCACAATCTGGACCGCGGCATGCAGGGCGAAGTGATCGTCAACGCCGACACCAAGTTCGAACGCCGCGCCGGCGTCACCAAGCGCGGCCGCAAGACCAAGCGCAAACACCTCACCGCCACGCAGCAAAAGGCGATCGAGCCCAGCGCCGCCAACATCAAGACGCTGCGCCACATCTACGCCACCGAGGCCAGCGCGCTGCAGGGCGCCAAGGCTGCATGGGAAAAGATCCAGCGCGGCGTGGCGGAATTCAGCATCCAGCTGGCCACCGGCCGGCCCGAGCTGTTCCCGGAGCTGCCGGCCAAGGTGTCCGGCTTCAAGCCCATCATCGACGCCTGTGACTGGATCATCAGCAAGGTGACTCATCGGATCAGCGACGGCGGCTATACCTCCGCGCTGGAAATGGAGGTGCGGCTGGAGGATGTGGAGTAG
- a CDS encoding helix-turn-helix domain-containing protein: MEIDQKKAIGDRLSRERHRFGWSQMEAAGKAGVSFSAYRSYEDGRSAPNAEALALLAQHSVDVLYVITGQAIEDRLSPDEMMLLGHWRDSPDELRSAVLGFYRSYASALREK, encoded by the coding sequence ATGGAAATTGATCAAAAAAAGGCAATTGGTGATCGACTGTCGCGCGAACGCCACCGTTTCGGCTGGTCTCAGATGGAGGCCGCTGGGAAAGCTGGCGTGTCATTTAGCGCTTACCGGTCCTATGAGGACGGCCGCAGTGCGCCAAACGCTGAGGCGTTGGCGCTTCTGGCACAGCACAGTGTTGATGTCTTGTATGTGATCACCGGCCAGGCCATCGAAGACAGGTTGTCTCCAGACGAAATGATGCTGCTCGGCCACTGGCGGGACAGCCCCGACGAGCTCCGCTCAGCCGTCTTGGGGTTCTACCGATCGTACGCAAGCGCCCTGAGAGAGAAATGA
- a CDS encoding toprim domain-containing protein — translation MDAHLHQQIHERFDREFRFKKEQSGWLRQGVCPGCGKKELYVNAEHPWVVRCGRLNHCGYETHVRDLYSDLFEEWSERFPKQPDNPNATADAYLQHDRGFSLDKIRGWYSQESYWSPELKIGSATVRFALPGIGYWERIIDRPHRFGRRKASFQGNYGGAIWQAPGQSFTGVEEIWIVEGIFKAIGLLHHDITAVSALSTTNYPHLFLAGLAELCDAAGRDRPALVWAFDDDPAGRKAIRAFVKRAREDGWTCSAALSPAIGKAKRDWDDLHRIGALTPQNIKDYRHHGALLIAGSAGEKAALMYMKHGLQTFPFDFDRRLYWFKLDMEKFGAELDALMEKHPDASEEELRGQALERSHSVQEIANCLPAPLYNLRSEVTDESWYYFRIDFPHGGPSVKGTFTAGQITSDSEFKKRLLHLGAGAYWFGNKHQLDKLASRWTYNIKTVQTIDYLGYSIEHGCYVWNEVAAKGGQFCAINEEDYFDLDKLSIKSLFKSIRLEVNTDLKAYREDWFSKLYLCFGARGVVALAAWFGSLFAEQIRAQFESFPFIEIVGEPGAGKTTLIETLWKLVGRNGHEGDDPMKGSMVGLMRTMAQVSNLPVVLIESDRSDEGADSSRGRPRAAFHWDAFKSLFNGGSLRTTGVKSSGLDTYTPQFRAALFISQNAAVQASAPIMERIVHIWFDKARQSTEGREAALALGRMAAADLSGFMVKAIQQEQTVLALMEERQRKYELVIQNAGVKNLRVQKNHAQLIVMVDCLSAACAITPEQQQEAKELLLELAIQRETTLAADHAVVQQFWEIYDYLENDEDGCSQVLNHSRDSGLIAINLNHFIEVASDRRQTLPDIGELKKLLPTSRRHKFIEANKTVNSAINAQFNARSSGQKRASTVKCWVFEAKRNA, via the coding sequence ATGGACGCCCACCTTCACCAACAGATTCACGAACGGTTCGACCGGGAGTTCCGCTTCAAGAAGGAGCAGAGCGGCTGGTTGCGCCAGGGCGTGTGCCCCGGCTGCGGCAAGAAGGAGCTGTACGTCAACGCTGAACACCCGTGGGTAGTGCGCTGCGGCCGGCTGAACCATTGCGGCTACGAGACTCATGTCCGCGACCTGTACAGCGACCTGTTCGAGGAGTGGAGCGAGCGCTTTCCCAAGCAGCCGGACAACCCCAACGCCACGGCGGACGCCTACCTGCAGCACGACCGCGGCTTCAGCCTGGACAAGATCCGCGGCTGGTATAGCCAGGAAAGCTACTGGAGCCCGGAGCTGAAAATCGGCTCCGCCACCGTGCGCTTCGCGCTGCCGGGCATCGGTTACTGGGAGCGCATCATCGACCGGCCGCACCGCTTCGGCCGCCGCAAGGCTTCCTTCCAGGGCAACTACGGCGGCGCCATCTGGCAGGCGCCGGGCCAGAGCTTCACCGGCGTGGAGGAGATCTGGATCGTTGAGGGCATCTTCAAGGCCATCGGCCTGCTGCATCACGACATCACCGCGGTGTCGGCGCTGTCCACCACCAATTACCCGCACCTGTTCCTGGCCGGCCTGGCCGAGCTGTGCGACGCCGCCGGCCGCGATCGCCCGGCACTGGTTTGGGCGTTTGACGACGACCCCGCCGGCCGCAAGGCCATCCGCGCCTTCGTCAAACGCGCCCGCGAAGACGGCTGGACTTGCAGCGCGGCGCTGTCGCCGGCCATCGGCAAGGCCAAGCGGGATTGGGACGATCTGCACCGCATCGGCGCGCTCACGCCGCAAAACATCAAGGACTACCGCCATCACGGCGCGCTGCTGATCGCCGGCAGCGCCGGGGAGAAGGCCGCGCTGATGTACATGAAGCACGGCCTGCAAACCTTCCCGTTCGACTTCGACCGCCGGCTGTACTGGTTCAAGCTGGATATGGAGAAGTTCGGCGCCGAGCTGGACGCGCTGATGGAGAAGCACCCGGACGCGTCCGAGGAAGAACTGCGCGGCCAGGCGCTGGAGCGGTCCCACAGCGTGCAGGAGATCGCCAACTGCCTGCCCGCGCCGCTGTACAACCTGCGCAGCGAAGTCACCGACGAGAGCTGGTACTACTTCCGCATCGATTTCCCGCACGGCGGCCCTTCGGTCAAGGGCACCTTCACCGCCGGCCAGATCACGTCCGACAGCGAGTTCAAGAAGCGGCTGCTGCACCTGGGCGCCGGCGCGTACTGGTTCGGCAACAAGCACCAGCTGGACAAGCTGGCCAGCCGCTGGACCTACAACATCAAAACCGTCCAGACCATCGACTACCTGGGCTACAGCATCGAGCACGGCTGCTACGTGTGGAACGAGGTGGCGGCCAAGGGCGGCCAGTTCTGCGCGATCAACGAAGAGGACTACTTCGACCTGGACAAGCTTTCCATCAAGAGCCTGTTCAAGTCCATCCGGCTGGAGGTGAACACCGACCTGAAGGCCTACCGCGAAGACTGGTTCTCCAAGCTTTACCTGTGCTTCGGCGCCCGCGGCGTGGTGGCGCTGGCCGCCTGGTTCGGCAGCCTGTTCGCCGAGCAGATCCGCGCGCAGTTCGAGAGCTTCCCCTTCATCGAGATCGTCGGCGAGCCCGGGGCCGGCAAGACCACGCTGATCGAGACGCTGTGGAAGCTGGTGGGCCGCAATGGGCATGAGGGCGACGACCCGATGAAGGGCTCGATGGTGGGCCTGATGCGCACCATGGCGCAGGTTTCCAATTTGCCGGTGGTGCTGATCGAGTCCGACCGCAGCGACGAGGGTGCCGACAGCAGCCGCGGCCGGCCGCGCGCGGCCTTCCATTGGGATGCCTTCAAGAGCCTGTTCAACGGCGGCAGCCTGCGCACCACCGGCGTCAAATCGTCCGGCCTGGACACCTACACTCCGCAGTTCCGCGCCGCGCTGTTCATCAGCCAGAACGCGGCCGTGCAGGCCTCCGCGCCGATCATGGAGCGGATCGTCCATATCTGGTTCGACAAGGCACGGCAGAGCACGGAGGGCCGGGAGGCGGCGCTGGCGCTGGGCCGCATGGCCGCGGCAGACCTGAGCGGCTTCATGGTGAAGGCCATCCAGCAGGAGCAAACCGTGCTGGCGCTGATGGAGGAGCGCCAACGCAAGTACGAGCTGGTCATCCAGAACGCCGGCGTCAAGAACCTGCGGGTGCAGAAGAACCATGCCCAGCTGATCGTGATGGTGGACTGTCTGTCCGCCGCCTGCGCCATTACGCCGGAGCAGCAGCAGGAGGCGAAGGAGCTGCTGCTCGAGCTCGCCATCCAGCGCGAGACAACCCTGGCCGCCGACCACGCCGTCGTCCAGCAGTTCTGGGAGATCTACGACTACCTGGAAAACGACGAGGACGGCTGCTCGCAAGTGCTCAACCACAGCCGCGACAGCGGGCTCATCGCCATCAACCTGAACCACTTCATCGAGGTGGCCAGCGACCGGCGCCAGACCCTGCCGGACATCGGCGAGCTGAAGAAGCTGCTGCCCACCAGCCGCCGCCACAAATTCATCGAAGCGAACAAGACCGTGAACAGCGCCATCAACGCGCAGTTCAATGCGCGCTCCAGCGGCCAAAAGCGCGCCAGCACCGTGAAGTGCTGGGTATTCGAGGCCAAACGCAATGCCTGA
- a CDS encoding DUF4224 domain-containing protein — protein MFLTEIEIQRLTGYKRPADQLRWLLERGWLHETNAAGRPIVLRRYADSRLSGSKAANQAMPAAGMVPDFSKVNR, from the coding sequence ATGTTTCTGACCGAGATTGAAATCCAACGGCTAACCGGCTACAAGCGCCCGGCAGACCAGCTTCGCTGGCTGCTGGAGCGCGGCTGGCTGCATGAAACCAATGCAGCCGGCCGGCCTATCGTGCTGCGCCGCTACGCTGATAGCCGGCTGTCCGGCAGCAAAGCTGCAAACCAGGCCATGCCCGCCGCGGGCATGGTCCCTGATTTTTCCAAGGTGAACCGTTGA
- a CDS encoding FRG domain-containing protein, protein MNEIHISNANISKIIQEIREISLSSNVWFRGQPSYKYNLQPALFRGPDFYSEHDMLMEFIRSQPDHAQTHKTVFEWLTLMQHYGLPTRLLDWTSNLLVALYFCCTSNENEKDDSGALFVINPDHLPHSVESAEFVELLIESKVEYEAIGRILKTKYIESNIFIPSDTHYGKLILNETPIDRFREERSEKISRALSRRESLIGYNIEKIEYGIFPHGSRENYDGAHHISSFLRGVMQYKPPHLNPRIRQQHGFFTLHGGKIMDGRTFIVPPDLEDLLGSKCIKIKINPNDKIKILDELKFSGIAEHTLFPEIEKQAQYIKRKCKSDTTPKGMYYL, encoded by the coding sequence ATGAATGAAATTCATATAAGCAATGCTAATATATCAAAAATAATTCAAGAGATACGTGAAATCTCATTGTCTTCAAACGTATGGTTTAGAGGGCAGCCTTCGTATAAATATAATTTACAGCCTGCATTATTTCGGGGGCCTGATTTTTACTCGGAACATGACATGCTTATGGAGTTCATAAGGAGTCAACCCGACCATGCCCAAACACACAAAACAGTGTTTGAGTGGCTAACATTAATGCAGCATTATGGTCTTCCGACCAGATTGCTTGATTGGACAAGTAATTTGCTCGTCGCGCTCTACTTCTGCTGTACTTCAAATGAAAATGAAAAAGACGACTCTGGAGCCTTGTTTGTGATCAATCCTGATCATTTGCCACACAGCGTAGAGTCAGCTGAGTTTGTCGAATTGCTAATAGAAAGTAAAGTTGAATATGAGGCGATAGGGAGAATATTAAAAACAAAATATATAGAGTCTAACATTTTTATTCCTTCAGATACCCACTATGGGAAATTAATATTAAACGAAACACCAATAGATAGATTTAGAGAGGAGAGATCTGAAAAGATATCAAGAGCGTTGTCGCGGCGCGAGTCATTGATTGGCTACAACATAGAAAAAATAGAGTACGGAATTTTTCCACATGGCTCTAGGGAAAATTATGATGGTGCACATCATATATCTTCTTTTTTAAGAGGGGTAATGCAATATAAGCCGCCTCATTTGAATCCACGCATAAGGCAGCAGCATGGATTTTTTACTTTGCATGGGGGTAAGATAATGGATGGTAGAACATTTATAGTGCCGCCAGATTTGGAAGATTTGCTCGGAAGTAAATGTATTAAGATCAAAATTAATCCGAATGATAAAATCAAGATATTAGATGAGTTAAAATTTTCTGGAATTGCAGAGCATACTCTATTTCCAGAAATTGAAAAGCAAGCCCAGTATATAAAGAGGAAATGTAAATCTGATACAACTCCCAAGGGAATGTATTACTTATAA
- a CDS encoding ogr/Delta-like zinc finger family protein, translating to MAAKCAHCGSVAYTRSSRHLSLVTQEEYFQCSNIACGHTFTAIREHRETLSPSAMPNPQVRLPQASRAKLAAVRMALNKQLDENQLPLSLDSQ from the coding sequence ATGGCAGCCAAGTGCGCTCATTGCGGTTCCGTCGCCTACACCCGCTCCAGCCGCCATCTGTCGCTGGTCACCCAGGAAGAGTACTTCCAGTGCAGCAATATCGCGTGCGGCCACACCTTCACCGCCATCCGCGAGCACCGCGAGACGCTGTCCCCCTCCGCCATGCCCAATCCGCAGGTGCGGTTGCCGCAGGCCAGCCGGGCCAAGCTGGCCGCGGTGAGGATGGCGCTGAACAAGCAGCTGGATGAAAACCAGCTGCCGCTCAGCCTAGACAGCCAGTAA
- a CDS encoding helix-turn-helix domain-containing protein, whose amino-acid sequence MHAAITHTPREIRRKLGLNQQEFWSRLGVTQSGGSRYESGRSMPKPVRELLRLVHIEQIDLSTVRREDFEIAAYLKSAHPDLYLSLKRAMVGQQEKGES is encoded by the coding sequence ATGCACGCTGCCATCACCCACACCCCGCGCGAGATCCGCCGCAAGCTTGGCCTCAATCAGCAAGAGTTCTGGAGCCGCCTGGGCGTGACCCAGTCCGGCGGCAGCCGCTACGAATCCGGCCGCAGCATGCCGAAGCCGGTGCGCGAGCTGCTGCGCCTGGTGCACATCGAACAGATCGACCTCTCCACGGTGCGCCGCGAAGACTTCGAAATCGCGGCCTATCTCAAGAGCGCGCATCCGGATCTGTACCTGAGCCTGAAAAGGGCCATGGTCGGCCAACAAGAGAAAGGCGAATCATGA